The Leptospira koniambonensis genome window below encodes:
- the vapB gene encoding type II toxin-antitoxin system antitoxin VapB — MNKAKIFKNGDSQAVRLPKEYRFKGKEVYIHREGEVVILTPIQDAVDRLWNTLNEFSDDFKIERDQPKEYDRRDPI, encoded by the coding sequence ATGAATAAAGCGAAAATATTTAAAAATGGAGACAGTCAAGCAGTTCGTCTTCCCAAAGAATATAGATTTAAGGGTAAGGAAGTCTATATCCATAGGGAGGGAGAGGTCGTTATATTGACTCCTATTCAGGATGCTGTTGATAGACTTTGGAATACTTTAAACGAATTTTCCGATGACTTCAAAATAGAAAGAGATCAGCCTAAAGAATATGATCGGCGCGATCCTATATGA
- the vapC gene encoding type II toxin-antitoxin system tRNA(fMet)-specific endonuclease VapC, which produces MNKYLLDTNICIYIINQRPDSVYKKFKKVALENIYISSITEFELYFGIEKSLHKEKNRRALADFIGYLNILPFNSNSSAIAAKIRFGLEKSGKPIGPFDLLIASQAISNDHILVTNNEKEFKRIKELKIENWI; this is translated from the coding sequence ATGAATAAGTATCTCTTAGATACGAACATCTGCATTTATATTATAAATCAAAGACCGGATTCAGTTTATAAAAAATTTAAGAAGGTAGCTTTAGAGAATATCTACATCTCTTCTATCACTGAATTTGAATTATATTTTGGAATTGAAAAGAGCCTTCATAAAGAGAAGAATAGAAGAGCATTGGCTGATTTTATCGGGTATTTGAATATCTTACCCTTTAATAGCAATTCATCAGCAATCGCTGCTAAAATACGTTTCGGTTTAGAGAAATCGGGCAAGCCGATAGGTCCTTTCGATCTATTAATAGCATCTCAAGCTATTTCTAATGATCATATCCTTGTGACTAATAATGAAAAAGAATTCAAAAGGATTAAAGAGCTAAAAATTGAGAATTGGATTTAA